The genome window gctgggtcttgagatagattgattcccaattttcagagaagtcaccatactgatttccaaagtgactgtacaagtttgcactcccaccatcagtgaaggaatgttccctttgctccacaccctctccaatataagctgttatcagtgtttttgaccttagtcattctgacaagtTTAGGTGGTATctaaagtcattttgatttgcatttccctgatgactaaggatgctgagcaattccttaaatgtttttccaccatttgagattcttctgttgagaattctctgtttaactctatagcccattttttaattggattgtttgatatgttgatgtctgatttcttgagttctttatatattttggagatcagacctctgtcagatatagggttggtgaagattttttcccattctgtaggctattgttttgtcttatttactgtgtcctttgccttacagaagcttctcaggttCAGGAGCtctcatttattgattgttgctcaTAGTGTCTATGTTACTGGTgtaatatttaggaagtggtctcctctgccaatgcattCTAagatacttcctactttctcctctatcagtttagtgtagctggatttattttgagatgTTTGATCCTCTTAGATTTGAGTTTTGTGGATGGCAATAAATATAGATcaatttgcagtcttctacatgttgatatcgagttatgccagcaacattagttgaagatgcttttttccccAATGTACAGTTTTGGttcttttgtcaaaaatcaggtgttcgaATGTGTATGGATTgatgtcaggatcttcagttaGATTCGactggtccacatgtcggtttttatgtcaatactaagctgtttttattactatagctctatagtagaggttgaagtcagggatggtgatgcctccagaagttgctttattggaGGGAAGGGGTAACAGAGGAAATCACCATGAATAAACTGAGGGTGATGGGGGCGCAATTGAGAGGAGAGGATTGGGGATGAGAACacgagggaacaggatggtcgagttGGGATACGGATGGAGTTGAGAGTAATAAAAAacatatcttgatagagggagacattatgagttgtgggagaaacctggtgctatggaaattcccaggaatccacaacaACATGTAgcaggaagtttctctggtcctctggccctgcactcaggacaaatctctcccacctttCATGTCCCATGGCTGCTTGGTACcgagtaaatacacagaggtttatattatttacaaactccaTGGCCTGTGAGTCAGGCTTcctgttagctagctcttataacaactcatcccatttctattaatgtgtaTGTTGTtacatggctgtggtgttaccagtctgctggcatcttgttgctccttgggcagtgggtTGGCATCTCTGTCCTGAccccacctttctttcttcctatctttAGTTTGAATGTACTACCTAATCTTATTctgtctcaccattggccaaacagctttatttatcaatcagtcagagcaacacatattcacagtgtacagaaagtcatcccacagcaaggatgaccccagattagactactagcagtagtgaaGAGGattcctgaactggcctaccctggtaatcagattggtgaataccctaactgtcatcatagagccttcatccagtaactgttgGAAACAGGTGCAAAGATGCccaaccaagcaccaggcagagctctgggagtccagtcaaagagagagaagagggattatatgagcaagggaagtcaagatcatgatgcagaaatctacagagacaactgaaccaagctcataggaactcacaaactttagactgacagctatggaacctgcatgggaccagactagaccctcagCAAACGGGAGACAGATGGGTATCTGGGTCTGTTTGAAGAGCCCATGGCAGTGTGGTCAGGATCTATCCCCAGTGTATGAGCTGACTATCAGGATCCCATTActtatggttggacaccttgctcaccattgatggaggaaggaggagcttgatccttcctcaactgaatgtaccaggctttgctgttcccccatgggagaacttgcccttttggaggaagggatgggggtgggtgggttgggggtggagatgtgggaggagcaggaggagggatgagagggggatctgtgtttggtatgtaaaatgagtttaaaaaagtcttaaattaaaaaaaaaacatattgaatatggagaagtcaGTCTGTtacctacacagagccttcactcCTTTGTGTTAGCATATTTGTGTAGGAAGGTACTCTACAGCTACCAAAGAAGAAATCTAAACATCAAGGTAGCTAtaaatcctttgatctacaatgatgtccagcctgcaagatatgctagggcatagtggcacaaagcttgtgggagtaacaaaGCAGTGTCTGagttgacttaagacccactcaacaaggtGGAGCCCATACCTGATATTGCTTGAGTGACaatgaacctgagactagatagtctAGAGACCTAGGCTATAACCAAACAATActactctaaaaaaagaaagcatatcaataaaatgactcctaatgacattctgatatactcatagatcagtgccttattcggccatcatcaaagaagcttcttcctgtagcAGAGAGGAACTAATAGAGATACTACAACCAGACATTACAGAGTGTGAGATACATTGGATATGCTAGGAccatggtggcacaaagcttatgggagtcTCCATtcaaccctaaatgggatgttcCCACTCAAATCTCTTCCCTCAGGGCTTAGGAATGCCCTCTCCAAGGTGGAGGCTGAAAGAAtgttaagagccagaagatggaggactccaagaaagcaaagccctctaaatcaacaagaTAAGCCTAtttatgaactcacagggactgagACAGCATGCATAAGTTCTGCATGGGTTTGCACCGGATAAGGTCCTAGAGCTACAAAGAAAAGTGGACATATGCCCTCACCCCCAACTCAGAATTAAtttccaactgataaccacttgcaagtAAAAGTTCAACCCGCCCCCCCAAGGGAGTTTCACTAGGGAAACAAACTAGTCTTACGGGTTGTTGGGTCCGGGGTCGTGCAATAATGGGgcacagaccaccaaagtctattaaaccagaagcaaaatttattccaggaaagaaaaaaaacaaaggggaagaaaaaacaaatcacTACAGGGCAcgaaagcttatcagctagccgAGACCACAACCAATGTTCAggattctgaggctgtggcaatGCAGGCAGACTCTGGCCCCCTTTATATAGTAAGGGGAAGAGCATCAGGCACAGAGCTCATGCTAGGAGTCATATTGAAACAACTGTTAAAAAataactttggtccaggcagttgctGACTATAAGGTGTCAGGGCATTAAAAGTTAGCCCCTGGCTCTTTATAGAGGAACTGACTGTaagcagagagccattgttagaggttaacctttagagctgatgactgtcagcttCCATgtcttaagcttataattttatatttctatattcctggacacTCCACGGTAGACTGtttgcccagcagtagatggctaacaGGCCATCTTCTgttggcatctttggaggttccttgtctcataatgtcatgtcagggcttttcttttctttttaattttagatctttttttttattttttcacacacacacacacacacacacacacacacacacacacacacacacacatctttttacCCTATagttcctttgcatatatattatggcttccagtttaaagtttttatgggattcctggatCTACAAGTGAGTTGGATTCTGAATCTTTATCTTTTTTGTGCCtttttgggctcttttccttgtgtttgatttttttgtcctattccaatgtattagtttttgttttatgttatgtgATGTTactatatcatatcatatatcatatcatatcaatcATATTTCTTTaggagcctgtttgttttctaatgagagacagaaggggtggatctggatgggaagggagttatgaaggggcagagggaggtaAATGGGGTATCAGGATTAACTgtataaaaaatcttttttttttcaataaaagggaagaaagaattcTCTCTTTTATAAATAAGTTAACTGGCTCTCATTTTATCCTCACTTGTGGAAAGCAGCTTAACTCCTCCCACATGTCATGAACTATTCTTTAGcctagaaggcagaggaagagcgACCATTACTTAAAGGACCTGTAAAGAAGAACATCAAGCAGAGACAGCTTATCCTGAAGAGCGACAGAAGATGAACTCCAAGTGTCAAAGTGTGGAACTGAATGATGGACACTTCATTCCTGTGCTGGACTTTGGTACTGCTCTACCTTTAGAGGTAAAAACAGTGATGCGTGGTTTgaaaattcagaggaaatagaACCAGAATAAATGTAAATCTATATGACTTGCAAAGTCACTCACTTCCTGGTGACTCTGGGCTTCCTGGATTCTCTCTTTCCTCGGGCTAGGTCCTGTAACAGAGACTGTTCAGAGACAGAGTGTGGTCATTAGCTTCCTGTTAATTATCTTGGagccatgttttcttttgtttaaatccATTTCCTTTTGCTTGACTTCCTGAAAATGAATATTACAGAGGCTTTAAATGTTTGCTTACagtgtatttttccttttgagaaaagTCTGTTCAGATAGGCTACCGATTCAAAAAATGGATTATGtggtttttgttagttttgaaTTCTAGACTAGTGTTTTGTAAGAAGAATGGTTCTTCATGTTCTATAGATTTTTAACTATTCTTGAGTGACTGATACTTTTTAATTTCAGGATAGGGGTTTGTGGTgtaaaaatctcaaaatttaatatgattgtatttttatatttcttctgttgCTTCATATGCTTTgagagacatattttaaaagttatttcccACATAGAAGCTGTTATCTAATTATCTTTGTCTGTTGTAGTACTTTTTATTGTAAGTGATACATGGAACCAGTTTATGTGCCCATCATTCAGTaaatagataaggaaaatgtaCTATGTCACTCCTGGCTAAATATCCAAGAACATCAAATGAACATATTATGGAAATACTTGCTCATTAGTCTTTATTGTATCACTATTCACAGTATTTAAGTTATGAATCCAACCTAGGTCCCCAACAAtagaacaaatattttatatatatatatatatatatatatatatatatatatatatatattcattcaagcACAAAGATGActaaggttttgttgtttttaagaaaaagaataaaggtaAAAGTAATCATATAAAGCAAAGAAATCCATTCTCAAAAGGACAAATATGTTTCCTCTGATTTACAGTTCCTTGATTTTATACAGGTACACAAGATCATGTGTGTAGATATGTCTATCATAAAGTGAAATTGTTTAAGTTAATGAAGGGGATTAATGTggaggaaatgaaaaggaggaaggggacctggcagtggtggcacacacctttaatcccagtactcgggaggcagaggcaggccgatctctgtgagttcgaggccagcctgggctagagagtgagttccaggaaaggtgcaaaactacacagagaaaccctgtctcaaaaaaaaaaaaagaaagaaagaaagaaaagaaaagggagaagggaaggaacacAGTGTTGGGTGGGGCATATGCTCAACATTATATGCTTGTATAAAAATGTTCTTATGTAACATGGTACCATATGCAGTAGATATAcacaataaaagtattttaaagcatAGATAAAACATCTCATCTATTCATTGTGaattattcatttataaaagaaaatggtaTTCTTTTATTTGTAGTGACATAGATCCAACTGTTGTATACATTCCTATGATTGTCTGCTAAAGGGAAACATTAGTTACTTATGCTGTCTCAGAATAGGACACTATAACAAGTTAACTTGAATAATAAACATCACTAGAGGCTGAGGCTCGAAATGACAGGGGATGGACAATGATCAAGAGAGTTTATGTGCCAGGAATGAAAAAGCAGTTGGATAGAAAAAGTAAgtgtttcaacaattctcgctcatataaaccctcctctttctcactaattagactcccagtgctccacccggggcctagacgtggatgtctgcatccagattcctcagtccttgaatggggtttatggcacaactattagggtgtttggccatccaatatgcagggacgcttggctcaatctgggaggaggggactggacctgcctggactgagtctatcaggttgatcccagtcctcgggggagaccttgatctggagaaggtgggaatggggggtgggctgggagaaaggggagggggcaggaagggagagaacaagggaatctgtggctattatgtagaactgaatagtattgtaaaataaaaaataaaatatataaaataaagaaagagtaaGTGTTTGTGTCTCTTAGTTTGGAGGAAGAGTGTAGTTTGCAATAATTTAACATGTATTTCTCAGTatctaaatttaaagaaaataaggaaggaaaatggacagAAATTATAAGCCATGTCAAATGTGGGCTGTCCCTATTTCTTCAGGGTGCATGGTCACTGAACACCGTTAGTATATGAAATTAATACATATTAACTGAaacagaattttgaaaaaaaatctagttttaaaGATCAGAAGCATGTTGATGTTCAATGTTTCATACATTCTCAAACTCTTTTCCTATTAAGTTGCAAGTTTGTCTacataaattatatacaaaaagagtaaaaaagaaaactagctgTCAACTTCCTCAATTGCAAGTTGATTGTAACCAGAGagatttttatacttatttttttgttgaagatattttacACTTTTATAAATCCAACTTGTAAAGATATTAGTACAATAATGtttctaaaataagatatgtgagtcaTTTAACTTTGGTGCTCTGCTTTGAGTTTGACTTATTattgatgtgggatggtctgtatgtcaaattgctctgattggtcaataaataaaacactggttggccagtggccaggcaggaagtaggtgggacaaggagagaggagaaagctgggaagcagaaggcggagagacactgcagccgccgccatgaccagcagcatgtgaagacgccggtaagccaccagccacgtggcaaggtatagatttgtggaaatggttaatttaagataaaagaacagttaacaagaagcctgccacagccatacagtttgtatgcaatataagtctctgtgtttacttggttgggtctgagcggctgtgggactggagggtgacaaagatttgtcctgactgtgggcaaggcagaaaaactctagctacatattaTGTCATTTTCTTTATATGATATGGGCTAAGTAGATGTTCCCATGTCTTATTTTTGTGGCTGTTGATTTTTCCCAGAAGTATCACTCTGcaaacaggctggtcttgaagctTTAATCCCCTGGGCCTTTCCCGTGCTGTTATTACAGATTTTGGTTGCAGAACTAACTCCATTAACTATTCTTGGTGCAAAAGAAAcaactagaaataaaaatgggACAATAACCTAGCAGAAATGAGGAACTTAGTAATGGAATTTAGACATAATTGATCTGTGTTCAACATGTTGGACTTAGTACATAATAGTACAAACAATTCTTTGCAATGAAAGTGTAGAACTGGAGAGTTTACTTGCCTGGAATGAAAGCTGATTTCCAGTAATGTGATTAGCCTGACCACAGATGTATGTCTATAGACTGGTTCTAGATTTTAGAATTCACTTTTTTGTTctataaatttattctttttaattttgtttgttctctttcttatctcctcttttttctctcattgtcctctctctctctctctctctctctctctctctctctctcgcttgcTCGCtctcgctgtgtgtgtgtgtgtgtgtgtgtgtgtgtgtgtgtgtgtgtacttgttgtGTTCCATTGTGGAGGACAGAGAGCAGCAGTCTTAGGTCATTTCTCTTCCACCATTTGGGTCTAGGGTTTGAAAAAGGGTCATTAGGACTGTTGATAAGTTCTTAACCTGTTGAGTCATCTCAATgaactaaaatgtttttaaagtgtcCAAAGGACAATGATCAACAATGACAAGAATTGCTTAAATTTCTGTGGAGGAAAGTAGAATAAAAGGCAGGAGAAGATTGGGAGCACTTGAGAAATCAAAAGAGGCAAAAGGTGATATCTAGAGAAGAAAGCAGGTGTGTCATTGTGTGTCGTAATTTCATTGATAAAACTAAGAACACTGATTTCATAATATGTGTGGCAATTTACTGCCTGGACAAGCACTGGGGCTCTCATAAACGAACTTTGATTTGGAGACAAAACTTGGGGATGTGGTAAGTCAAGTTTTATGTAACAAACTAAAAATGAAGATCTTTGAATGGAGGCTCTAAACAGTATCCATTTAAACACCAGAGCACCCTTTGTGAATTCAGTGTTTGGGTAATTTGATGagttctgtcttcttttcctgaAAGAAAGCTCATGGAAGATCTACAGTATAAGAATATGTAAGAATTAAGTTTGTAGGAAGAAACCAAATGAGCATTTAAATTACCTCAAACAGCTAGAGAAAGATTTACTTTATGCGAGAAAAGGGACTATCAAGTTTTGGCCACACTATGATCATGGAACAGGACCTAGTCACTCAATGACCAGAGTACAAGGGAAACACAGATGCTGTCTTTTAAGCTGTATTTTTGTAgctaaggaaaaggaagaggaaatgaaggagCATTAGCGACAGATTAGagaagttattctttttttttcttaaattagctGTTTTTCTTGAAACTAGAGGGTCTGTTATCTTTTCACAATCATCAGTTATTTAAGGGAAGGGTCAgctgtttttcttctgaaatcATCAAATAGCTGACTTCCTGGAACTTTGACAGTTTTATGGTCTTGGCTTGGGGGTGGGTGGAATTCCCTTacacttcatttaatttttatgtcaatTGGAGCATATTTTCCAgtgtaaattttgtttattattcttaTGATTCCCTGTAGTAAATCCTGGATCCTAGGTGCTAGTTGAGCCCTCATTTGGCAATGTTCAACCTGTGCTTGGCAAGAACAGATGAGGTTCCCAGATTGCCTCACTCTTGATACCACATCGACAAATGTCACAGTAAACATACATGTAGTCTTTGCCTCAAAAGATGTGGGGGAAAATTAATACCAGATCAGGTCATGTTTTGTGCCAGAATACATTCTGAATTATGAATATCTGTCTATAAACCTTTTGTTTCTCCTCAGATTCCCAGGAGTAAGATTAAGGAGCTCACCAAAATAGCTATAGATGCTGGCTTCCGTCATTTTGATTCTGCTTCTGTTATAAAACTGAAGGTTATGTGGGAGAGGTCATACGAAGCAAGATTGCTGATGGCACTGTGAGGAGAGAAGATGTATTTTACACAACAAAGGTACTGTTTACATAATGTACCTGTGAATGAACCATGATATCTGATGTTCACAGGATTAGATCAGTAATTGATAGTGAACAGTACTTACTGGTTTATATTTTACTTGCATAAATTTGCATATTGGATACAGTGTTGATTGACAGAGAATGGTTTTCTCATTATTGCTGTATTTAGATTCATGAATTTAATTTGATTTGATGCCTCTCATTCTGACATCTAAGTTCATAGGAATATGATGTAAACTGGACTATGGAAGAGAGTTGGTAGCCTTGCTTATCTCCTGGATATCTTTCTAAAAGTTCTCATTACTCTCAAAATTTTCGATACTTTTATCAATGAGAGAAAATAAGATTAGATTTTGGATGTTAAGCAAGATGTAACTAATATagcattaaataaaatgttataactaTTTTCCCTACaattacatatattaaaaattacataggcagacagtgacagagataGGCCCCCCAGATTGACATCCATCCATATGTGCATACTAAATAAGcaaaacagcacacacatatgcagatacCCCCACCACAAACTATTTCATATTAAGTTGCCTGGATAAGAGTATTAGACTCTCACTGTGCATTTTAAATCCAGTTAAAACATAATATTGATGATGAGCATTATTATTTCTTGATTAAAATATTGGGTCTTGAGTAATTTCCAAGATTAATTCATAATAAACATAAAAGATGTGCATGGCTAGATCAGATTAAAGAACATTTGGGAAGAAGTAGAATATTCCCCCTGTGCACATCAATTTCAAATCAGTAGAAAAATGTCTCCATGTTAGGTAAAGTAAATGAACTATCACAATTTATTACTTCAACCTGAATTCCACCCTCTACTATAGGTCTGGTGTAATTGTCTTTGCCCAGAACTAGTGAGGTCTTCTTTGGAGCAGTCACTGAAGAAAGTTCAGCTGGATTATGTGGACCTGTATCTCATGCATTACCCAGTGGCCCTGAAAGTATGTTGTTTGAATCTCCAGAAACATTTCATTTAGAGTAGTTTATATTTATGATGGTTTAGTAATGCAGCAACTATAGGTTCTATGcatctaaaaaaaaacaactcctgcTATGGCACAGCGATCACAGTAGTTGAGAGGACAGAATGCTTGTAAGATTCAGAGGAGTAGAAAGTTTTCTGTGAGATGGCATCTTCTAGAGATATCAGAGAAGCTATATTCATGAAGTCTTACAAACATGCCAACTAAAGAAGATCTGAGCAAGGACCAGTAGTCGTGTTAATACTAAAGGGGAAATCTCATGAGGCCTCAGcactagacaaagaactagaggcaactaaggaataagagcaagagaaataattttcttcaggGAAGAGATGCCAAATTGGTTATCCACCTACTGGAAAGCCCTAAAGAATGATAAAAGTCAACTAGGATACTCCACAATGACCCAGAGATGCAATATTTATGAATACATACAATAGATATAAGAAAATAGAACCACTGGGCAGTGATGgagcatgccttttatcccagcactcgagaggcagatctctgtgagttcaaggccagcctgggctacagagtgagttccaggacaggcaacaaaactacacagagaaaccctgtctcaaaaaaaaaaaacaaagaaagaaagaaagaaagaaagaaaggaaggaaggaaggaaggaaggaaggaagaaagaaagaaagaaagaaagaaagaaagaaagaaagaaagaaagaaagaaagaaagaaagaaaatagaattctACCACGCAAGAGAATTTCATATAACTCTACATTCACAATACatgacaaatataattaaattaaatatgacCCATCTATCTTATGGAGGCTCAGTTTTCAGCAATCCCTTTCCCTTGGATCATTGCTTCAGGTTGGAAAAATGTGTTTGTTGAGAGGTTACTTTAACATTTGCTTCTGTTCCAGCCAGGAGAAGATGAGTACCCAGTAGATGAACATGGAAAACTAATATTTGACATAGTGGATCTCTGTGCAACCTGGGAagtgagtactgggattaaggagCACAGTGGGGTGTGCAGGGAGAGAAAAAATCAGACCACAATTTCGTACATGAAAATGGGGTGTGTCTTCTGTGTTGGGGGTTATTTCTAAGGTCTGTTTTGTTTAAGAGCTGGGGTAGCATGCATGACTTTAATGTACTAGAAACAAAGGAGTTATGCaaccacataaaatattttgtgaccATCGTTTCTTCTTTAGGCAATGGAGAGGTGTAAGGAGGCAGGACTGACCAAGTCCATCGGGGTGTCCAACTTTAACCGCAGGCAGCTGGAGACAATCCTGAACAAGCCAGGGCTCAAGTAGAAGC of Peromyscus leucopus breed LL Stock chromosome 5, UCI_PerLeu_2.1, whole genome shotgun sequence contains these proteins:
- the LOC114707814 gene encoding LOW QUALITY PROTEIN: aldo-keto reductase family 1 member C21-like (The sequence of the model RefSeq protein was modified relative to this genomic sequence to represent the inferred CDS: inserted 1 base in 1 codon; substituted 1 base at 1 genomic stop codon); amino-acid sequence: MNSKCQSVELNDGHFIPVLDFGTALPLEIPRSKIKELTKIAIDAGFRHFDSASXYKTEGYVGEVIRSKIADGTVRREDVFYTTKVWCNCLCPELVRSSLEQSLKKVQLDYVDLYLMHYPVALKPGEDEYPVDEHGKLIFDIVDLCATWEAMERCKEAGLTKSIGVSNFNRRQLETILNKPGLKXKPVCNQVECHPYLNQMKLLDFCRSNDIVLVAYGVLGTQRYTGWVNQNSPVLLDEPVLCSMAKKYNQTPALIALRYQLQRGIVALNSTLNEKRVKENTKVFEFQLSSEDMKVLDGLNRNMRYLNTTMFAGHPNYPFSDEY